Below is a genomic region from Helicobacter pylori.
AACCAAATTGTTCCCTTAAAGCGTCAATAGCGGCTTGATTGGCCTTTTCGCCTAAAATCACTAACGCCGGATCTCCTGGCACTAAATGCACCATCATAAACACAATGATACTCACTCCAAACAGCGTGGGGATCGCCCACAAAATACGCTTAATGATAAAACTCAGCATACAACCCCTTTATTTTTCTAAATACACCTTAAAGAAGCGATTCACATTCACTCCAGTCGTCTTATAACCCTTAACTTTAGACAAGTGCGGCACCACCGAATAAGGGTAGGCTAAAGGGACATAGGGCGCATCTTTATGGATAATTTCTTGAGCCTTTAAATAAAGGGCTTCCCTCTCTTTTTGATCAGAAACCCGTTTAGCCTTTACAAGAAGATCTGAAAAGGCGTCGCTCTTATAAAAGGAACCATTTTGAGTGGGTATAGCTGAAGCCGCTTGCTTGCTCCATAAGGTGTATAAGAAATTATCCGGATCCGCAATGTCTGCCATCCAGCCTGCAAACGCCATTTCATGCTCGCCTAAGCCCGTTCTTTTCAAATAAGCCCCCCACTCATACACTTCAATTTTCACATCAATGCCAATTTTAGCCAGGCTCGCTTGTATGAACACCGCTCCTTTTGGGTTACGAGTAGAAGTGGTAAAAATGGTGGTTTTAAAGCCGTTAGGATACCCCGCTTGCTTCAATAACTCTTTAGCCTTTTTCAAATCGTATTCATAGGGTTTGATGTTGTAGTTATAACCCCATATGGTGGGCGGGAAAGGATTGACCATTTTTTGGGCAAAGCCTTCATAAAGCACCTTGATATAATCATCCACATTAATCGCATGGTTGATAGCTAAACGCACCAAAGGGTTGTTAAAATACTTTTTTTGCGTGTTCAATGAAAGCCAACTCGCCAACAACCCAGCGCTCTTATCCACCACGATATTAGGAAGTTTTTCTAACTGCTCCACTTCATTGAGATTAGGCCCGGTCATGAGCATGATCTCACCGGTGCGTAGCGCTAAAGCGCGAGTGGAAGAATTAGGAATGGTGCGCACCACCACCTTATCCAAATAAGCCTTAGGCCCCCAATAATCCTGATTTTTTAAAAGAATGATTTTTTCATCTTTATTCCATAAAAAGAATTTGAAAGGCCCTGTCCCAACAGGCTTTTTAGCCAACTCGTCTTTTTTATTATTTTGTTCTAAATAATCAGCGTAATCCTTACTCAAAATGCTCAAAAAGTCCATGCCTAAATTGGCTAAAAACGGGGCTTCTGGCCCATTAAGCGTGAATTTGATCGTGTAATCATCTAAAGCTTCAATGCTCTTAATAATATGAGACATGCCCATGCCTTCCCAGTATTTATAGCTTTTAGCCCCTGGGCTATAGTATCGTTTAGTCTTATGCATTTGGCGCTCAAACGAAAACAGCACATCTTTAGCGCTAAACTCCACTTTTTTATCCCAATACTTCGTCTGGTGGAAATAAACCCCTTTGCGTAAATGAAAGGTATATACAAGACCATCTGGGGATATTTCCCAGCTTGTCGCTAAGGCTGGTTCAATTTCTGTGGTGCCGTATTTGAATTGCACGAGCGTGTCATAAATATTGCCCGTTGCCACATAGCTTTCGCCATCAGTTACTAAGGCGGGATCCATGCTTGAGCCATCAGCACCTCTAGCAAAAACCAAAACGCCTCCAAAACGCTTTTGCTCTTCAACAGAAACATTTTCTTTAGATGGATTAAGAGTAGCGTCTGGGCTTTCTGAAGCTTTCAAAAAGAACCCAAACAACAAAAGAAAAAAAAACAAACCCTTAACAAAAACATTATTCATAAGCCAGTCTCCACAACAAATTCTATAAAGGATAGAGATCTAAATTATAAATACTTTATTGCGTTTATAGGTGTTTAACGAACACCCAAAGGTTTAATTGACCTTTAAAGGTTACCCTACTCCCCAAAGTTTTGACTAACTACAGAAACCTTCTTGCGGTTTCTGTCTTTATGCTCAAACTTCACAACGCCATCTATGAGTGCATATAAGGTATGGTCTTTCCCCATGCCCACATTATTACCCGGATGCATTTTAGTGCCTCTTTGGCGCACGATAATATTCCCTGCTCTCACAAATTCTGAGCCAAATTTTTTCACGCCTAAGCGTCTTCCTGCAGAATCTCTGTTGTTCTGCGTGCTCCCTTGACCTTTCTTGTGTGCCATTGTTTAATACTCCTTTATGCTACAATTTTAGTGATTCTAACACGAGTGAAATCCCTTCTAAAACCACGCTTGGTTTTGCTGTCTTTGCGGCGGCGTTTTTTGAAAGTGATGACTTTTTTAGCACGCCCTTCATTGATCACTTCCGCTTCAATTTTAGCCCCATTCACAAAGGGTTTCCCACAAGAGAGTTTGCCCTCTTTGGATACGGCTAACACTTCCACTAATTCCACTAAAGCCTTAGGCTCTTTATTCATTTTATCCAGTAAAACAATATCGCCTTCAACGACTTTGTATTGCTTACCGCCATGCTTGAATATTGCGTATGACATTTCTATTCCTTAAAAATTGAACGCTCTTTTTAAAATAAACGCTTATTATAGTGAGTATTTGCTAAAATTTAACTTTAAATTTAGATTAAATTCATATTAAAAGAATTTTTTTACTCAAAATAACCCCATTTAACCCCGCATTATTACCCCACTCAAACCACTCATAATTGTTATTAACTTGTTTTGGAATACTTTTAGCTTGTTTGTTAAAAAACCAATAAGGATTTGATCATGCGCGTTACCTTTGGCTCAAAATACAACCAAATGAATAACTATCAAAACGCTTTACAAAATAAAATCAACGACGCTAACACGCAGATCGCTTCAGGGTTAAAAATCCGTTATGGTTATCAAAACAGCGGCATTAACAACCAGAATTTAAAATTCCAATACGAAGAAAACACCTTAGATCAAGGCATTGATGTGGCTCAAAACGCTTACACTTCAACGCTAAATACCGACAAAGCCTTGCAAGAATTTTCTAAAACGATGGAGACTTTTAAAACCAAGCTCATCCAATCCGCTAACGATATGCATTCAGAAACTTCTCGTGCCGCTATCGCTAACGATTTGGAGCGTTTGAGGGAGCATATGATGAATGTTGCTAACACCTCCATAGGGGGGGAATTTTTATTTGGGGGCAGTAAAGTGGATAGACCTCCCATTGATAGTAATGGGAAATACCATGGCAATGGCGAAGATTTAAACGCACTTATTAGCTCTGATAACCTTGTGCCTTATAATATCAGTGGGCAAGATTTGTTTTTAGGCGCGGATAAAGACAAACACAAACTCATTACCACCAACATTAAATTGTTCAATCAAAACAAGCTCCACCCTGATGTGATGGACGCTTTAGAGCATTCTTCATTGCCTGAGGAAGTTTTTATTAAACCCAGCGATACCTTACGAGAACTCATCGGCGATAACGATAAAGACCCCACCAATGACCCTAAAGAGTTTTTTTATTTGCAAGGCGTTAGGCCTGATGGCTCTAGTTTTAAAGAAAAATTCGCGCTCTCTAAAGCCTATCAAAACCAAGAAAGCGCAACTAAAGTGAGCGATTTGTTGGATAAAATCGGTCATGCTTACGGGAACACTTCGCAAAATAAAGTCGTGGATGTGAGTTTGAACAATTGGGGGCAAATTGAGATCAAAAACCTAACCCCCGGCAGTGAAAATTTGGATTTTCATTTAATTTCTAGCGATGGGGATTTTGACGATTTAGACGCCTTGCGTTCGAGCGCTAAAAGGGTTACTGAATATGTCAAAAGCGCGTTTGTAACGGATAGGAGTTTGAGCCAAGTTAAAGCGGTGCCTAACATGTATAATCCCAAGGTGCTTGAAATCCCTAGCGTGTTTGTCACTAAAGACAATGTTTTAGCTAACAAAAACACTAAATTGAGCGAGATTTTTGGCGATAAGGTGGAAACTTTAAAAATCAACGCTAGCCGTTTGGGCGATACAAGTGCTCTTCAAATCCCAAACCTCCCTATTAATTTGGATATTCCCATTCTTTTAGATGTGAAAAATTCTACGATTAAAGATTTGAAAGACGCGATTAAAGAACGCTTTAATAATGAAGTGGATGTGGAAATTGAAACAAACGGGCGTTTGAGGATTATTGACAATTCTTCTAACCAATCGCCTATTTCTTTTGCTTTAAGCACCCTAGATCAAAAAGGGCTAGAAGTGGCTGGTATCCCTACTAATAACGCGAGCGAATACCAAAAAACCTATTTCAATAAAGAAGGGGCAAAATTAGAAAGCAATGTGGCTCAAATCGCTCAAAATGGCACAGCTAATGGCTCTACTAAATTGAGTGAAGTGGCTAATGGGAGTTTAGAAAATAGCGTTTTCAACATGAAATTAAACGATGTGAATGGTTCGTTTTTAGAAGTGCAAATGATCTTGGATAATAATGGGGCTTTTTTGAGTTTGCCTAATGGCATTAAAATCCCGCTTTATGACCCCACAAGTGCTGATATTCAAGCTTCTAAACCCAATGAAGTCACTTACAGACAGCTCATGGATGCGATGAGTATCGCGCTCAATTACAGCAATACTGACCCTGCAATCTACCAACAAATCAGCGATAACCCCACTTCAAAAAAAAGCAAGGAGCGATTTATTGGATTGTTAAAACAAGCTAAAGACAACCTTTCTATTAATTTGAATGAAGAGGGAAAAGTCATTATCCAAGACAACATGCATTCAAACACCAAAATGCAGTTCATGCTTTTTGATAAAGACGCGAATGATTTTTCTCAAAACGCCTTGCACAG
It encodes:
- a CDS encoding ABC transporter substrate-binding protein, with translation MNNVFVKGLFFFLLLFGFFLKASESPDATLNPSKENVSVEEQKRFGGVLVFARGADGSSMDPALVTDGESYVATGNIYDTLVQFKYGTTEIEPALATSWEISPDGLVYTFHLRKGVYFHQTKYWDKKVEFSAKDVLFSFERQMHKTKRYYSPGAKSYKYWEGMGMSHIIKSIEALDDYTIKFTLNGPEAPFLANLGMDFLSILSKDYADYLEQNNKKDELAKKPVGTGPFKFFLWNKDEKIILLKNQDYWGPKAYLDKVVVRTIPNSSTRALALRTGEIMLMTGPNLNEVEQLEKLPNIVVDKSAGLLASWLSLNTQKKYFNNPLVRLAINHAINVDDYIKVLYEGFAQKMVNPFPPTIWGYNYNIKPYEYDLKKAKELLKQAGYPNGFKTTIFTTSTRNPKGAVFIQASLAKIGIDVKIEVYEWGAYLKRTGLGEHEMAFAGWMADIADPDNFLYTLWSKQAASAIPTQNGSFYKSDAFSDLLVKAKRVSDQKEREALYLKAQEIIHKDAPYVPLAYPYSVVPHLSKVKGYKTTGVNVNRFFKVYLEK
- the rplU gene encoding 50S ribosomal protein L21 encodes the protein MSYAIFKHGGKQYKVVEGDIVLLDKMNKEPKALVELVEVLAVSKEGKLSCGKPFVNGAKIEAEVINEGRAKKVITFKKRRRKDSKTKRGFRRDFTRVRITKIVA
- the flgL gene encoding flagellar hook-associated protein FlgL; this encodes MRVTFGSKYNQMNNYQNALQNKINDANTQIASGLKIRYGYQNSGINNQNLKFQYEENTLDQGIDVAQNAYTSTLNTDKALQEFSKTMETFKTKLIQSANDMHSETSRAAIANDLERLREHMMNVANTSIGGEFLFGGSKVDRPPIDSNGKYHGNGEDLNALISSDNLVPYNISGQDLFLGADKDKHKLITTNIKLFNQNKLHPDVMDALEHSSLPEEVFIKPSDTLRELIGDNDKDPTNDPKEFFYLQGVRPDGSSFKEKFALSKAYQNQESATKVSDLLDKIGHAYGNTSQNKVVDVSLNNWGQIEIKNLTPGSENLDFHLISSDGDFDDLDALRSSAKRVTEYVKSAFVTDRSLSQVKAVPNMYNPKVLEIPSVFVTKDNVLANKNTKLSEIFGDKVETLKINASRLGDTSALQIPNLPINLDIPILLDVKNSTIKDLKDAIKERFNNEVDVEIETNGRLRIIDNSSNQSPISFALSTLDQKGLEVAGIPTNNASEYQKTYFNKEGAKLESNVAQIAQNGTANGSTKLSEVANGSLENSVFNMKLNDVNGSFLEVQMILDNNGAFLSLPNGIKIPLYDPTSADIQASKPNEVTYRQLMDAMSIALNYSNTDPAIYQQISDNPTSKKSKERFIGLLKQAKDNLSINLNEEGKVIIQDNMHSNTKMQFMLFDKDANDFSQNALHSDKPSLKLNANNALIIDKPSVNFFDQLENIITSVRKGIYRPDALGDTYSSDMRNLGIQNGITLIDHLSDHIEKMIAKNGAHGKAFENIIRRNEVLKTQVQSIRGETTGTDMAETYNKFSNLTNNYNAVLASTNKINNLSLTKYL
- the rpmA gene encoding 50S ribosomal protein L27 — its product is MAHKKGQGSTQNNRDSAGRRLGVKKFGSEFVRAGNIIVRQRGTKMHPGNNVGMGKDHTLYALIDGVVKFEHKDRNRKKVSVVSQNFGE